catgttttggttcactttggccggttattctacctcttttcggtgtggggattacacactggattttatgatgctaacatgatctatgtcggttaaggttaaagttcccaaagaaagaatgaggtcaACCTCAAAgaatacacataatgaaatgaacgagaCCAAAGTTGTTAGGATagaataatcaagaggtgagctagacttaagtaatgacactaggttattcttggtcattgcatagagaacccgatgagagtcttaaactacatcctaggtatgaattgtggttgcactagtatatgaaagaatgaaaatgaagtacgtacaaatgaatgaagaagactctatgtttgctaatgaaggctcgatagttgaggtcccatatgttgagccctcattttgggaagtccgatgtcaagtccatgattcaaaggtctcatggcatatgaaagaatgatatgaactatgtgatatgatatgttcaatatgttatgtattgtttgcaaaataataagtatgatgatgcatgttactctcatagcaagactttcctaatctgattttggcaagtccactgacttgactttccataattcatatctttaggagagagctcttcttaatcatgcttgtccttggtgtgtgcttgaatatacttatacatagtacaagtgtgtcctaatcccatacaatttaTACTTTTATGTGCAGGCATAGtgggacgctagagcttacgataCGACGCTGCAACTACCGGacatggagcattcatccggacatggtaggacctcatgattttgaggacgccttcccattatattctagcttataTATAGGTTtaagttagtggagtatgttccactagcgtttctttctaattttatttcGGACATTgcattggtgccatttttgcaagtatacacttaatccaatattgaactatttctttcatttgatgatcttaatattatatggttgattgtgaacgtttatgagtttaagtagaatttcttatatgaatgttaagtaactaaaagttcaaatttttccgctaaaattaacctacatgaagtaacgatgacgtatgtaggcttgtctgcgacctttgagaggtcaacgacaccggtctcgtctgggtctAGACTCTGGTCGTGACACACCCTCTCTCCCAGCTTGAGCCGTGATGGCTTAAGCCTGATTAGTGATGTCCTGTGCCATCTGCTGCAAAGTATTCCTCACTTGACCATCTGTCAACCCTGCTGGATTGACAGGCACTTGATCAACAGCAACTAgggcttgaggaggaacttTATTTCCTCCACCAGCTGCCTCACGTACCCTCCTGCCTGCATTTTTCCTTGTATTCATTATCTACACGTAGATACAAGAATAGAGTTAGATTCTTAATGACACAATTATGTCACAGTTCTAcatagcacgataaagagtagaagaagggaaaatttcctaagtatTATGTAATCTCTAATTcaagatagtggtgcacttcactataCCATAACTTAGAAACTACTTAATGTATTTGATATGATCCTGATGTCTTGGATGTTTAACCTAATGCTCTAATACAAAATTTTTGACCACCTCATTTTTGAATCAGAACCGCAACAGGCgttgttaacctctcagaggtcgcagacaagcctcttcttgcattcatcacattcatacggttaattttagcaaaaaatttgaaatcttttttatatagttaaagtatacatagacttcatataaacacatagttGTAAGGAAGTTCATTTCTCatacatcaaccatctaattaTAAGATCATGCAAATTGAAAGAAATGGAATCTCATGTCATAAGTATTACTTTCCAAAACAACATCATTATAAGTGTCTGAATAAAttaggaaagaaacactagtggaacctACCCCACTAGTTCAAACCTACTACTAAGAAAGAATTATAAAGGCAGgcatcctcgaatgcatgaAGACCTACCAAGTTCGGATGAAGTCTCTAAATCCGAACAGCTGTAATGATACCCTCAACGTCCACCTGAGCGTGAacctaaaatagtaatattgtatggaattagtacacacttgtactaagtatgggtacatgTAACAACACATAACGGTAATGCATGAAGAAGAATGGCTCTTCCTAATCAACATGATTTCTTAGAAGGTCAAATCTTTTGACTTTGACCATTTCATAGTAGGAAGGTCATACCATGAATCTGTCACACATCATACACACATAGattcacataatatatatttcatgattTATATAGTACATATTTCATATCCATGAtatcttggaatcatggacgtagcattaagacatctcaactgatggcccaacatatgggatctCAACCCGAGGGTCTagtttagcaaacacagagcttcttcattcgttcatttatacttcacattattcatttcattcattcataggctgatGTTAACAcaagttatacctaggatgaattTTAAgtctctcatcgggatcatgaagtgcaatgaccaagaatgacctaatgtcattacttgaatacgatttcacctcttgattgtcttgcacaaacaccttcggtatcgttcatttcattatctttaatactttgaggaacttcaaccttaaccgacatagatcatgtgagcatcatgagaTTCGTTGTCTCCCCCGCACCGAAAAGAGGAGGAGTCACTGGCCAAAGTTAAaccaaaaacatgctagctttAGGGGTTCGAACCAAgctagttccctatgttggcaacatagttcaaatactaggagatTTAGAGAGACCCATACACACCTTTgtggatagtctcatctcatgagatttatgtgaacctccgcccttcccgaaagaaggcatcaccactcatagctagcctatcggtgtttagtttaaagttcctatttacattAAAGTCATACATCATCGAATCTTGCTTCTtagcatgaggtagtcatagctccttagatgatttctcatctcttctttATGTATTAAGTgcgaattgtccttacacttacatatagaatgtGATTGACATTTGcttcttaatattcaacactctcttaggtgagtactttttgtgacctttacttaggcttggttgagacttgtctcatcattcatcttagcctcttatcatgttttcaccaTTTTCTTAACATCCTAGTTTAACATAATTACTAACCTCAtaacgtgaatgttcatttattaAGAGTTATATTAGAGTTATGCATTTTACACATTCAGCCAAGTAACCCAAGTTCGATCCTTAGTGGCTGCATTCCATTTCATTTTAATGTGTTTCACAATTTCAGTCAAGGGACCCATGTTTGAATCCCTTGGGCAGcccttgatttttctttttaattatttagagtGCTAGGTAACTTCACTTATTTCATCCAAGAGGATTTGGGATCGAATCCCAGTGgcctcaattttattatttttattttggtgttATATTTATGTATCTCACACCCTTGTCCAAGGAGCCAAGTTTGAATCCCCCCTCCCTCACtatgttcttttttcttttaatttaaaggtTCTTTAAACCTGCCCATGTTTGAATCCCCTCTCTcacccaattttcttttttattttttattttaagattaaTCTGTTTGTATTAGGACCTGAAGGATTTTGATATTCACTGTAAAAGGCAGGAACTATTCTTCTTCATATATATTAGTGACTAGCCAAAACCATGTTCATTTAACATAATGTTTTAATTCACTTTCTTACATTTAGCCTAGACGTTTAACTCACAGTTTTGCATATACTTTTGACCAATTCATTAAGGAGTTTACTTTTACTTTCTTAttcatgaacatcacgatttctTTTGCATGTTAAACACACAACATTGCATAACGCATGATTCACCATTTTCTTCAAGTTAACAGTAACAATACAATTACgaaaaacaacttttttttgcACATACGACATTTAACATTCGGACgtacataacatatcataaacCGCCCGTAAAATACATTACACACAACCACAATCATTCCTATAATCATCtaccagaagtcataccaaCGCATGTATCAATTCGTTCATAGGATCTAATGaaaggggcatgcaacgggggacaaccttagttttcgaTTGGATTTAAACTAAACCTCAGAGAACTCTTGGGAAAAGGATTAAGAGATAAGAAAACTCATACCATTTCAGCCTTTACAACCAACCACAACCACACGTTTCCACCCACACAGAAACCTTTCTTCCGAGCTTCGATTCTTGTTCCCAAGTGAAGTAATTTACTTAAAACACTTAGGCATAcgaattcttcttttttttatggatGCAGACAAGAATACTCTTAGAACAGTGAGTATAAGTTTATTTTCTGTTTTGAAATTGTGAGGTAAAGCTTTAAATACTTTTAGGattaatataatgaattaaGAGTGGGCAAGAAGCACACACCTATTGGGATTCATGCACCCCTTTTGTGGGAATTGTTGTTGACTTATTCAACacaattaaaatagtaaaaatcagattataaaatATAGTTAAGTTATCATAATTCCCCTCCTTAATTTCTCTAATTCTTTTAATCTACTAAGTCGCCCTTACTGCCTCCAACTCGGCTCCAACCCAACTGTGGAGGTAGGGTCAATCTCGGGTTTGACCACTGAGATGATATTGGTTTATGAGTTTATGCAAAATGGTCCATTGAGAGATCATCTCTATGGAAAGAACATACCGCCTTTATCATGGAAGCAACGATTAGATATCTGTATTTGTACTGCTCGCGGACTTCATTACCTCCACACTGGTGCATCTACTGGGATCATACATAGAGATGTCAAAATCACCAACATtttgcttgatgagaattttgtCTCAAAGATGGCTGAATTTGGTCTATCTAAAGATGGACCAACAACAGAACAGACTCATGTGAGCACTGTTGTGAAGGGAAGTTTTTTCTACTTAGATCCTGAATACATTAGGAAGCAACAGTTGACAGAAAAAACTGATGTCTACTCATTTGGGGTTGTACTTCTTGAAGCCTTATGTGCTCTTCCTGCTATTAATCCATCATCACCAAGAGAGCAAGTGAATTTGGAAGAATGGGCAATGCAGTGGAAAAGAAATGGGTTAGTGGACAAGATAATTGATCCAACACTTGTAGGACATATAGATCCAGAATCAATGAAGAAATTCACGAAAGCAACAGAGATGTGTCTACCCCTAGACCCATAAATACATTTATACCCCTAGAACCCTtaaaacctaggactaacctTCTAAGTCCgattaagactcatccgggtgaatccTAGTTTTCAGGTACACTACATGGCTGGAACCAACCCtgcctagatcaactaactcaccaagttagttggcttggctggtgCATAGGTTCATAGGTTTGGTTCCacacgcatcaatccgtgtgaaccggGTCTAACCTACGTATTCTATGTACGTTTAGGCCTTACTTTGCATAGTTGTGTTCGGGTTGTCACAATTCCTTCCTTCAAAGAATTTGTGTCGTTCGGAGACGATTGTTTCTATGgggaggataatgtaacaccttgaaaatcctaggcatattttaaattctaacataggtgtcataaagtataatcactgtttctaagtcaatttttaataaatataggtcatttaggaggtttaagaacaaAAAACGTACATGATGTCCAGAAAGTATTTTCAAAGGGATGATAGTGTGCCTTAGCGTATTTGAccaacttttaggagtcgaaaatgtacaaaaattggtagaaaggtagataataggtgtttgagttgtttcatgattgaaacgtACGGGTaagactccctaaggaccaacgaagggcccttgaggaggacccctatAGTTTGATGCACACTGTCAgacagtgtgcatcgacgggacagaaGACGGACCGTGTGTGGATCAACTGGGCATTTATGTTACCGTCATCCCACAGTTAGGCTGGTGGAGAAGGTCCTGTCACTTGCACAGCCTTTGAACTCATCGACGAAGTGCAAAGGTGCAGGCTAGTCCGTGAGAGGATCGACTGGGCATcaatgccaccgtcgtcccacacttagacaatttgTTGGAAGACCTCGCCTACAATATCTCTGACCAAGACAACGGAGTGCAGGATGGAGGGGGgttgtccgtcgactcacaggcAGCCCGTCAATCGAGGTTTAATCTGTGAGGGTCGTGTTTTCTGCCTAATTTGAGTTGgtcttatttaattgattaagtgGTATAGGGGTTAGTTGGGGATTAAAGGGAGACAAATAAGTTGATTAAGTCCCACTgtaaataccctcaacccttattaacctaaagacaactctcaaataaactctcttccttctcttatttctctctcaacatgaactcaccatttaaGATTAGCAAGGACTAGGGTTTCGGGGATGGAAAGGTACAAATTCACCATCAAACTGTTgacaaacattaaggtatgtgttctattcacctttgagactcttttctcaaagggttgcttcaaaatagatttcaaaaagttgagttttttatgggtttcattcaattacgaaattgaatatgaattgagttgttgttGATTTCTCTAgtttatattgagtatattaacatttcattcaatttttttatggtaattgttgatggtttggtctaaattgaagaatacgATCCATCATCCCAACcttaggtagtgatcttgacctacattgtattgtgatcaaTCAATTGAGTTGTTTTTTGATTAGATtgctatcctatggtgttatttttgttaataagatgaattataggcatATCATGCTctttcttgagatgtgatttaggtgatgaattataatatgatatttgcCTATATATCTtatctcaagttgtgatctaatgatgaattgtgttttagatatgaaattggccttgttttttttattgattatcattgtgttatgatgttactccccgtgttgggttgagttatgggttgattgtaagaccttgatgatagactatgataAAGACTTGGTAAGTGTTAGAAAATCTGtgtttacttccaattgtgattaattgtttttaagtcatgatattacattggagtatgccctatactaggattatagggtggtatgatgctgaattgaaatgttttgtttatgttgtgaggttgattaaggtgtatgtgctataaggatggttagaactatcaatgtgccttaatatgctatgaaatgctaaagtgttaacctcacttatatgaattgtgatgaaatgacttatactcatacaattcttattgagatatatatgatgatgattatacaaggggtagaccctatggcctaaattaagctatgattgatgatgaaggcttaaagacatttcaaaaagggactctatcttagcaccgagtgaactagatagaggagtgtctgttcccacatagggaaggtaggaacactatattactcttgagattggagactataatgcatggcgcattaAGACgctcccaactaaatctcctagttcttgaactatatttcccCCATTggaatactagatagtggatccacttagttgctatgtttcatgtttttgtactgcCTTGGCAAGTTGTctgccttcttttggtgtagggttttatgacaccagattccacactagatcatgtggtctatatcggttagggcaagatgttcccaaaacgtaaaactaaataaaggacttaaactctaacttggataacctaaggggtctagcttagtgtaggtaggggtatgggactctacctaaacattgcactacttagccttgaggggagtcttaggaggaggttcttatatatgtttatgtgatgctaatatatgatgtttatatgatgatcatggtAAATTTTTTATGCTAAAAGTTGAtaagttcatttatgaatattccttgggttataatgttaatatatgatgaaatgtaaacctaaatgccatgatatgtaaagttggacattggtcatgttttcttgttgaggatacttgaatgagtaaggttatggggctttgcttggtcattgcacttgttgacttgataagaaCTTGTGAGttgttgtcttgcttattataatatgtttaaatcttattcattcttgtgatattattccttgatgttagggttgtagtaaatcgttgtttcaagtatgttgggataagtattacttgttgagatagtaagcatgtttggttgattgattagacttacttgactttgcattaagaccttaaaggggtaaaaaatggcatgttttgacaaAATAGACTTTTTAGAATGTTTTgtttgtgtatgtgcataagatcccatacttactatatgtggagtactaacctcattttcttcccttttaccacacattttaggttccgtttattgaagagtttggaaggcaaAATtcttgaaggcttggattcttcctttcatccaagtagggtcctcaactttcgagggaaATGTCATCCTCTAGCTTacggattttgttatgagcttattgactctttcattcctttccttttaattgaatattttacttccgtatgacctatacatggtcttgttgaattgatgtatgggctatgacCATAGtgtgatattcgtttagatggtatgaggtgagacaatcgttgagactaattctatatttttatatatgtatgtgcaacaaaagtagaaggctatgtaaccttcctatgcgaagggtctatgtatactcgatatgaatatatatactatgtgtatgtagaggtctatgtaaacttccaagtagtgataatgaaagttttaatgACATGAAATTTTTCCGCAATtattcaacctatgaatgtaatgacatgagactaagatcttagtccttgaaaaggacgacTACGttagttacgtctagggggtaaacccggatgtgacatattcatagtcattatatcaataggaattgcatgagaacatcctctccatacaaccctcatatgtgagattaatacattatcatcattatgtcataataaggcacataggtaagcCACAACCAACCTTATATAATTACACCCcaatcataatctcacaattcacataataaagacatttaaatGGCATCGTCATACTAACACCTACTTAATCTAATCACAAGACATACTTCAGTTGATCTTCATCATCAAGTACAagtcatcacaattgaagtaaaggttcaagATCATAAAGTCTTACCATTTCTCCTTCAAAATCCATAATACATGTTCTTACCACCAACCAACCTATTTCATCCAACAATAGGTGAAATAACATGatacaatattaattaacaCAAAAACTATTGCATCAAGCTAATCAATTCAAGATGCGTTCAtagcctagggttagggaattggGTCAATTTATGATCTATTCCACATAATAGGTTTAAGATCAACAACTAccataattgaaaaataataaataataatataaacataataatcattCGAAATCAAGAACAATACAATTTGAAACATCAATTTCGGATGAGAAAGAAACTCATGTTCATatcatcttttggaaatcaatttggaaGACCCCTTTGAGAAAGCAGTCCCAAATGTGAAAGTTTCCCATAACTTTTTAATACTTGAAGATTGATTGAGTAATGTGGAGTTATTATTGCCTATTTCCCTTTGACCTTGGTCTTCCATGGAGTCTtctttggggagagagaaagtaaagagaaggaagagagattTAAGTTTGGAAATTGTGGATGTTGGGTTGGATTAATGAAAGTGaagtctttatataggtcattaattaaattaattagacctcccctaaatcataattaaccaaATAACAACTAACTAGTTATAAGAACCCACTTAAAATAAAACAGTCCAACATAAGCCTAATCTACGAGACATCGACCTACGGTTCGTAGATCTGTTGATGCCTACTCCCCGCCCACCGTACTACACAACCATTATTTGATTCAGAGACTTGATTTTTTGCCACTTTTGGAAAATTGATAAGTATGGGACAATGGATCAATCACGCCCCGTCACCCAGACAACGGTCCATCATTTGACGATCGTAGATGGCTACTATCATTTGATAACTTTTTGGCGATTTTGAAAGGGTCTGCCTCAAGGAaacttagggtggtccttggaaAGTCGTACCAGGACGTTTCTACCCTAAACATACTCTCACacatgtttaacacctttcCATCAATTTCCATCAAATTCCAACTCTTAAAACTTCGTAAAAATAGGCCAATGCACATAAGCACCTATTTCAGTAGTCTGtggacatcatggacgtttcttaacgtcttgactctaaaacatTCTAAATGAATTGTAACAATTATTTAAGGTCCTAAAACAGTGCTACCAACCCTAGAccaacatgtgaggctctaggtTAGGTCTTGgattttcggagtgttacaagATTATGCCCAACTTTGTAATACTCTCTGGATGgtttatatgtgagacaagATATTAGACTCTTAAATGTATGTTTATTCTAATTGAGAAGTCTATATATACTTCCTAAACGCGGaatctatgtaaactccatatatgatactTGAGAAGTTTAAGTACACTTCACTaagtaaagttttaaattttctgcattgtTGACCTATGACATGTAATGATGTATACTAAGGTCTAGTCTATGTCCTCTCCGAGGACAAAGACGTCAGTTACTTctgggggtgctccccggtcgtgacaaacttggtaaaagagcatgaggttgagtaatcttaggattgatgtctcactaaaccacgtcaAGTAGATGTTTTTTATGATTGGGAAGCACGctacacttatgaatgagagtctATGCGATGCTTAGAAAATTCTCATATTTTTGGTATTCCTATGTTGTGCCGCAAGAGTTTTGTCTCTATGTGTTATTCCTTCTAATTTCtttcttgtgcttataggaaatgaatacaagaaggaacaATGCTTAAAGGGGTGAAGAGGAGAATGAGAATGAGGCAGTTCCCTctcaagctcctcaaaaccctcaagttcttattgaagaaggggctatgtctaatgttgagagAAGGGTGACCATTCATTGTTTGTCTCAAGTGTTGGCTACTCAAGTTGCAAGGGATACTAGGGTGAAATTGAACCCCAATGCTAGCACTACCGCATCAaggattagggatttcacaaggatgaatccagATACTTTCTTTGGCTCCAAGGTGGAAAAAGACCCACAAGGCTTTATTGAAGAATTATTCAAGGTGCTTAATGCCATGGGTGTGACTTCCCAAGAACAAGCAGAACTTACTGACTATCAACTGAAAGATATGGCTCAAGTTTTGTATGAACAATTGAAATATGATAGGCCGGTTAGGGAAGGTCAGATTACTTGAGAGGCTTTCAAGAtgactttccttgataggttctttccattggaactaagggagagaaaaatgaaagaattaatcaATATTCTCAAAGGGAGTATGAGCATGAAGGAGTATAGCCTCAAATTTTGTCAACCATCCAATATGCTCCTACAATAACGGTGGACTCTAGGGCtgagatgaacaaatttgttatgGGGATATATGACCTTGTGATTCATGAATGTACGTCAGCTATTTTGATTCCTACCATGGACATCTCTCGTTCATCGTTCATGCCGAATAAATTGAGGAGAAAATACTTAAGACGGTTGGTAGAGAGTTGAATAAGACAAGATCCGAAGATGGAAATTCTTCTAAGTCTAGATTTGAAGTGCAAGTTAAGCCAAGGTTCAAGAATAAGTATTCCAACCAAGGCCCTTTTAACACTCCAAATATCAACAAAGGTAAAAGGTCTACACCCAAGTCTCAAGAGGGGATCGGTAGTGGTCCCTATTTTGAGAAGTCTTCTTGTGCTAAGTTTGGTAGAAAACATGAAGGCATATGTCTGGTTGGAACATGTAATTtatatggttgtggtaagaatGGAAACATGAAGAGGGATTGTCCGATGATGAAAGATCAAGGAAGACAAAATGGCACAAACAAGTGCTCTCAATCCCTAAGCTCCCAAGAAGAATCgattctatgctctccgctctacgGGTGATCAAGAAGACTCCTCCGATATTgtcaccggtatgttacaagtgttCTCCATCAATGTCTATGATTTACTAGATCCTAGTTCCACTTTATCTTCTGTAACTCCTTTCGTGTCCATTAACTTTGATATGTTACCTGATGTTCTAAGTTAACCTTTTTCAGATATTTCCCCGGTGAATGACTCAATTATTGCTAAAAGAGTTTATAGCAATTGTCTGCTCCGTAGAAttaatgatttgtttgatcaactccaaggtgagAGTTAATTTTCGAAAAACTTATTtgaggtcgggatatcaccaacttagggtgagaggtgaagatgttCCTAAAATGGCTTTCAGagctagatatggtcattatgagttccgaGTCATGTTGGGTTAAACAATGCTTCCGTAGATTTTATGGATTTCATGAATAGAATGTTCCGGAATTACCTTGATGCTTTTGtaattgtgttcattgatgatacaTTGGTATATTCTAA
This window of the Solanum pennellii chromosome 2, SPENNV200 genome carries:
- the LOC107009791 gene encoding probable receptor-like protein kinase At4g39110, which codes for MILVYEFMQNGPLRDHLYGKNIPPLSWKQRLDICICTARGLHYLHTGASTGIIHRDVKITNILLDENFVSKMAEFGLSKDGPTTEQTHVSTVVKGSFFYLDPEYIRKQQLTEKTDVYSFGVVLLEALCALPAINPSSPREQVNLEEWAMQWKRNGLVDKIIDPTLVGHIDPESMKKFTKATEMCLPLDP